TAATTTATTTACGACAGTCGTCTTGATGGTTAAGTTATTTTCATGCATGACCGATGTAAAATTGTTTTTATTAACAGACACGGCCTTACGATCTTCAATCGTCATTTCTTCGCCATGACCTTTAAAATCACCTACAACCATTATTTTTAATGGTAATTCAACTTCTGATTGGTTATCACCCGTAGCTGGAACATATTTGATGTTAATACGTTCCTTTGGAGCAATACTTCCTTCTTTAGACATGTTTTATCCCCATTGACTTGTTATTAAATAAACTTTCATGATCAAAATGCTTAGATAAATAAACTCTTTGCAGCACACTATAATTAATTATCATTCATCCGCTCACAGTTAATTGACAACCAATTAACAAATAAGCAGTTGTCAATTACATTAGAGTAGATTAACAATTGCTTATTAAATGTAAGTTTTAACTATTATGTTGAAGGCGATCGCATTTATAAAAAATTTACTGCAATCACAGTGTAAATTTTTAAAAATGATCGTTGTAAAATAAAAAACAATAAAAAACAATAAAAAACAAAGTATTGAATCTTGCCACGCAGTTGACGAAATAAACTAAATTATTAGATATTTCTCTATTTTTAAGATCATGAGTACATAGACATTAATTTTCAGGACAACATTACTCATATACATGATAATGATGGCACTGCGTTACACCTGCTTATAAACTCAGTTATCGTGAAATAGAAGATATATTTTCGGAGCGTACTATTCATTTTGATAACTCAACCTTAAATCGTTGGATAATCAAATATGCTCTTAAAATTGAAGCCTGCTTTAGAAAAAAAACGTAAAGTAGCGCATGGATGAAATTGATATAAAAGTGAAAGGATAAGTAGATCTATTACTATAGAGTCGTCGATAAATACGGTTCTATTGTTGACTTTTACTTGAGTTAAAGCACTAATGATAGGATGCACACGCCTTTTCTAAAAAAACATTTAGCGTAGTGATTTACCCTGTAAGATTGCCTTTAATAAAAGTGCCACTAATGCAACTGCGCGGGATACGATCAATATTCGTCTTTTGTAGGTGAATACATGTTATGTATAATCAAAGTCTTGGCGGTTAAATACCTAATAATATTGTCGAACAAAGCCATCTAAAATTGAAAAGTAAAATGCATCCATGTTTAGGATAGGAGTCATAGGTAGGCGCAGAGTCAACTATATACTGTGTTAAAGTATGCGCCATGATCGAAACCGGGCAGATGACCGATTCTGACGGAATGACGTCGTGGATCAGTTTTATGCTCTCGTCACATAATTGTATCTGAAGAAAAATCCCCCTTTAATTTAAAGGGTATTGTTTACGTTTTCGACAAAACTAAAATCATCTACATCACAAAATAATTCCACTAAATTATTCATCTGCCCACTTTTTTTACTTTAAAATCGTTTCTGATAGAAAGATCTGATCGTTAGGTGGAGATTTAGTTCAATTTTCAAGTTAGTTATTTATTTCAAGCTCGCATTAAGCGAAATACTGCCTAACTAGGCTATAACTCGCCCAATAATCAAGCGAAATAACACCCAAAATAAAGTTTTAAAATTAAATGCGATTAAAAACATAGCATTAAAAGAATGGTGTAAATATTGCAATCTAATGTTCACACTCATAAAAAGGAAATAAAAAATGCCAACTCCTTGCTATATTTCAATCGAAGGTAAAACTCAGGGTAATATTACTGCGGGTTCATTTACATCTGACTCTGTCGGTAATATTTATGTCGAAGGTCATGAAGATGAGATGTTAGTGCAAGCATTTGATCATATTGTAACTGTACCAACAGATCCTCAATCCGGTCAACCTTCGGGTCAACGCATCCACAAACCATTCAAATTTACTGTCGCATTAAATAAATCAGTCCCATTGATGTATAACGCATTGGCGTCTGGTGAAATGTTGCCAAAAATAGATCTTAAATGGTATAGAACATCAGTTGAAGGTAAACAAGAACATTTCTTTTCAACTATATTAACAGATGCAACAATTATCGACATAAACTGTCAAATGCCCCATTGTCAAGATGTAACAAAAGCTGATTTCACCCAACTTATAACTGTTTCTGTATCATATCGAGCCATTAATTGGGATCATAAAATATCAGGAACATCTGGATCTGACGATTGGCGCAAACCTATATCTGCATGATCTGACATTTAACTTTAATATAGATACATATGAAGTTAGATGAAAATGTTGTCAACTTAGTAACAAGTTGACAACATTTTGATCAACTCCACCCGGCCACCTGACTTTATAAATTTTCATAGTTAATCGGCGTTAAATCACCGAATGTTGTATGCAGTCGCTCATGGTTGTAATAACGTATCTATTTTCAACATCCTTCTTCATCATTTCACGTGTTAAGTGAACTATATTTAATCACCATTAAAACTTTAAACTCCCAAAAAATGTTCTACCACCGTGTTATTTAAACAAGCGCAGATGCTACTCATGGAAGCCATTATTTTTATACTTATTCAGTAAACGGTTAAATTACTCGCTCGTATATTAAGAGCCTCAATCACGATGGAACATTAATTTTTCTTTAGGTTGCCTGATATTAATCGCTATTTGTAATGCTCGTTCAACTAAATCAACGGTCATTCTTTCGAAATAGTCCCACCTAGACCCAGCGAGAATATAAGTCCATGACGATGAAAATACATCCAACCTTGGTTTGTTCTTAAATAAGTGACATCACCAAGCCAAATGAGGTTTACCTGCTTGGGATTAAACGGCTGGTTTAATCGGTTATCAGCCACACTATCGCTGTGTTTACGCTTTGTTGTAACTTTATAAGCTTGGCGTTGTGTGACTATATATTTTAATTTACGCATGGCACTCCATGTACGGTAGCGCCCAACACGAAAGCCTATTTTTATTAAGTTCTTACTTATTTGACGAGAGCTAAATTACCATGACTGCGTTTAGACAACTGTCGTTGCGGAGCGATATATATTTAGCGCTTCTTCACTGATGATTTTGGCTGGACATTCAAGCCAACCATAAAATGTACTACGGCTCACTTGTAGTACATTACCAAGTAGTTTTATAATATATTTAGAGTGGCTTCCTGAATGCAATAATTTTGTTCATTAAGTAATACTAATGTTTCAGTTTTAAATTCTCTGCTATAAGTTTTTTCTTCATATTCACCTCGATAATGGATAGTATTAGCCAAATAAATTCAAATTAAAGACCTAGCCCTCTTTACATAATGCATTATAAAAACATCTAATTAGCTTATAAATCAGCAAAAAACATCACTAAGTTAATATATAAAATGATGATAATACTTACTGCTTAACTCATCTTTTAATGATACCTATGAACTAATAACGTCTCCAATATAGTTAATGGTTATTCACTAATCTTAAATTTATTTTTCTTCGGGTGAGTTTTTTTAGTGTACGATGTGTCTGCCTGAGACTTTCATATAAGACTTTATTTGTGACGTGACCTTTTATTAGCAAAGCAAGTTAGCACCACCAGTTGTCACTACATTTATTCCTTTTTACTTATAAAACAATCCACTATTACGCGATGTTATTTAATGTACATTAAAGTTTGTTTAGATAGTGTAAGAATTTGAGCCTCATAACCCGAAGGTCGTAGGTTCAAATCCTGCTCTCGCAACCAATTTTGTAATTCCCCCCCTTATTATCAAAAAATAACTTAGTCACAATTAGCCTTTAAAATCCGACGGTCATAAAATTAATAACTTTTATCAAACCTACTGTTTTTAAATGGAAATATTTTCTTTTTTTAGTTAAAATCATATATCCCGAAGAAAATAACAAAGTGCCTATTATGCACAACACGACTCAACATCATCCACTTTCTTAATTTATTAAAGATAAATCCCCTTGGTTTTTTTATATTAAACTCTAAAATTGCATCAATGTGACTTGGGGGTGACAATTTTGTTTTTTACGATTTGTTTGAAATATTATTTTAGATAAAAAAAGTCCCTTTTTGACCTTCGCTTTTTCGAGGTTAAATGTGACTAACTTCCCTGTTAATACCTTTTATTCGATCTTAATTTACATTAATCACAAACCAATAATAGATAAAAAAAATGTCTCACTCTATTTAGGGATGCATTATTTACTTACTGTTAAATTTAGGATTGAGCCAAAGACTCTGAGAAGTGGTTGTTCGGGTATCGTTTTGTTCAAAACAAAGTTAATAGCATCAAATTTGAACTCTTTTGAGTGTTTTTTCTAGCGGTCAGGATATTCCCCCGTTAAGTTGTTACCTATTAACTGAGTTGGTCACGTTAAGGTGATTAAACACCAGTGAAACGTCCTTAAAGAGGGTTAGTTTAAAGCTGAGTCATTAACAGCAATTATACCAAGTTACATAAAAAAACAGACCAAGGTTTAGTTGGTCTGTTCATGACAATAAATAACACTATACCAATACTTACAATTTAAAACCTTTAACGATTTTTGACAGTTTACCTGCAAAAGATTTCATCTCAATGGACTTATCTGTTACGGCGGCTGAAATAGTAGCGGTCTCGGTGGATGAATTGGTGATATCCGTGACATCTTTCGCCATCACTTTCACGGTAGCCGATTGCTGCTCTGCGGTGGAAGCAATAGATTCGATCATGTTATTTAGCTGATTTAATTCTTCAACAATTAAATTTAATGATTCACCGGCTTGCTTGGCTTGAACCACACTGCGGCTTGCTTGGTCGGTACCTAACGCCATTTGTTCTACCACATCCTTAGTAACCTGCTGGATCGCACCAACCGAATTGGATACTTGCTGAGTCGCTTGGGTTGTTTTAGCAGCTAAATTTCTAACTTCATCGGCGACGACCGCAAAGCCACGACCCGCTTCTCCCGCTCGAGCAGCTTCAATGGCGGCATTTAATGCCAGTAAATTAGTTTGCTCGGCAATACTGGTGATCACAGTAATTATTTCACCAATCTCATTACTTTGCTGACCTAATTTATTAACGCTTTCAGAGGCAGAGTTAATTGAATTAGCCAACTCAGTGA
The sequence above is a segment of the Psychromonas sp. CNPT3 genome. Coding sequences within it:
- a CDS encoding Hcp family type VI secretion system effector; translated protein: MPTPCYISIEGKTQGNITAGSFTSDSVGNIYVEGHEDEMLVQAFDHIVTVPTDPQSGQPSGQRIHKPFKFTVALNKSVPLMYNALASGEMLPKIDLKWYRTSVEGKQEHFFSTILTDATIIDINCQMPHCQDVTKADFTQLITVSVSYRAINWDHKISGTSGSDDWRKPISA